The Musa acuminata AAA Group cultivar baxijiao chromosome BXJ2-2, Cavendish_Baxijiao_AAA, whole genome shotgun sequence genome has a segment encoding these proteins:
- the LOC103971509 gene encoding pre-mRNA cleavage factor Im 25 kDa subunit 2 — translation MVTSSVVNTYPLSNYTFGTKEPKMEKDTSVADRLARMKVNYMKEGMRTSVEGILLVQEHNHPHILLLQIGNTFCKLPGGRLKPGENEIEGLKRKLCSKLAANSPSFLPNWQIGECVATWWRPNFETVMYPYCPPHITKPKECKKLFLVHLSEREYFAVPKNLKLLAVPLFELYDNVQRYGPVISTIPQQLSRFQFNMVTS, via the exons atggtgacctcgtcggtggtgaACACGTACCCCCTCTCGAACTACACGTTCGGGACGAAGGAGCCCAAGATGGAGAAGGACACCTCCGTCGCCGATCGCCTCGCCCGCATGAAGGTCAA CTATATGAAAGAAGGTATGCGGACAAGTGTTGAAGGAATTTTACTG GTCCAGGAGCACAATCATCCGCACATACTGTTACTGCAAATAGGCAATACTTTCTGTAAGCTTCCTGGTGGACGTCTAAAGCCTGGGGAGAATG AAATAGAGGGTCTGAAACGAAAGCTTTGTAGCAAACTTGCTGCAAATTCACCTTCCTTTCTGCCGAATTGGCAG ATCGGTGAATGTGTTGCTACCTGGTGGAGGCCGAACTTTGAAACAGTAATGTACCCATACTGCCCTCCTCATATAACTAAGCCCAAG GAATGTAAGAAACTTTTCCTTGTGCACCTGTCAGAAAGAGAATATTTTGCTGTTCCCAAAAACTTGAAGTTGCTTGCGGTTCCATTATTTGAACTATATGACAATGTTCAG AGATATGGCCCCGTTATATCAACAATTCCACAACAGTTGTCGAGGTTCCAGTTCAACATGGTTACATCATGA